In Macadamia integrifolia cultivar HAES 741 chromosome 1, SCU_Mint_v3, whole genome shotgun sequence, a single window of DNA contains:
- the LOC122080347 gene encoding trihelix transcription factor GTL1-like isoform X2, with amino-acid sequence MQQGGSQYGVSSEMTPFTGADNPTHMFGGGVSGGSDNLQQQQKKSGDAVLVAQAASPISSRPPAAASSSGNFEELAGPASGGFTDDDTLAGEEVERGMTGGNRWPRQETLALLKIRSEMDAAFRDATLKGPLWEDISRKLAELGYVRSAKKCKEKFENVHKYYKRTKEGRASRQDGKSYRFFSQLEALHSASSKTGANPIIPTATSTLAPTPMATTLDPIIGTTTNPVAAPTSIGFGSNNPIVVCSSGRMQPTTATTVATSTKTATVSTTTAAATNQGGVPRFGPDTSAQIVQAPGTGITGSVRVATTIPAGISFSSNTSSSSSSSFSSDSEDDDKDDLEGMPTNTESRKRKRRSSRGDSSSRKMISFFEGLMKQVMEKQEAMQQRFLETIEKREQDRMIREEAWKRQEMTRLSREHEIMAQDRAISATRDAAIIAFLKNITGQTIQLPPPISIPTAPPPPQHTSVIAPPPPPAPQQQQQPQQLQQKQQQKQLHHKPQVHQTGNTDEVIRSNQPPTSAELAVAVPEHEHQLTMAVPEKQHQPHQLLAQEMVTSGGGGSFDPTSSRWPKAEVHALIKLRSGLESRYQEAGPKGPLWEEISVGMQKMGYNRSSKRCKEKWENINKYFKKVKESNKRRPEDAKTCPYFHQLDALYQKKILGGSIGGSSSSFGNQSKPEQQQDTVGPNSTTTTSLSGRSDVLALMPPPPQPPLTPQTSSDVETKNPNNSSNNNKSDAHTKVQTSNGALMAPSSLEEGSSGVGGAAPAASVKKKTQ; translated from the exons ATGCAACAGGGAGGGTCCCAATATGGGGTGTCATCGGAGATGACGCCTTTCACTGGAGCTGACAATCCAACCCACATGTTCGGAGGAGGAGTTTCCGGAGGCTCCGACAACTTACAGCAGCAGCAAAAGAAATCCGGGGATGCAGTGTTGGTAGCTCAAGCAGCGTCACCCATCAGTAGCCGACCACCTGCAGCTGCCTCTTCATCGGGGAATTTCGAGGAATTGGCCGGCCCAGCGTCTGGTGGCTTTACAGACGACGATACCCTTGCTGGGGAGGAAGTGGAGCGAGGCATGACCGGAGGGAACAGGTGGCCACGTCAAGAGACTCTAGCCCTTTTGAAGATTAGATCGGAGATGGATGCTGCCTTCCGTGATGCCACTCTCAAAGGACCTCTCTGGGAAGACATCTCCAG GAAACTAGCGGAGCTGGGTTACGTCAGAAGTGCCAAGAAATGCAAGGAAAAGTTCGAGAACGTCCACAAATACTATAAGAGAACGAAGGAGGGTCGTGCTTCCCGTCAAGACGGCAAAAGTTATAGATTTTTCAGTCAGCTCGAAGCTCTCCACAGTGCCAGCAGCAAAACGGGCGCCAACCCCATCATTCCTACCGCCACGTCTACCCTGGCCCCAACTCCCATGGCCACTACCCTCGACCCCATCATCGGCACCACGACTAACCCAGTTGCCGCTCCTACTTCAATTGGTTTTGGAAGCAACAACCCAATTGTCGTCTGTTCTTCTGGAAGAATGCAACCTACTACCGCTACCACTGTTGCAACTAGTACCAAAACTGCTACAGTATCAACCACAACAGCTGCCGCCACGAACCAGGGCGGAGTTCCTCGTTTCGGGCCTGATACTAGCGCTCAGATAGTCCAAGCCCCTGGGACAGGGATAACTGGTTCTGTCAGGGTGGCCACTACCATCCCAGCAGGTATCAGCTTCTCCTCCAacacctcctcttcctcctcatcttccttttcttcagaTTCCGAGGACGACGACAAAGATGACTTGGAAGGGATGCCCACCAACACAGAGAGCCGCAAACGGAAAAGAAGGTCGTCAAGGGGAGACAGTAGCAGCCGCAAGATGATATCATTCTTTGAAGGATTAATGAAACAAGTGATGGAGAAGCAGGAGGCCATGCAGCAAAGGTTTCTTGAGACCATTGAAAAGAGGGAACAAGACAGGATGATAAGGGAAGAAGCTTGGAAGCGACAGGAAATGACAAGGCTGAGCCGGGAGCACGAGATCATGGCTCAGGATCGAGCCATCTCTGCTACAAGGGATGCAGCCATTATTGCTTTCCTTAAGAACATCACTGGTCAGACCATACAATTGCCGCCGCCCATAAGCATCCCCACAGCCCCACCACCACCGCAACACACTAGCGTTATAGCGCCACCTCCGCCGCCCGCCCcacaacaacagcagcagccGCAGCAgctacaacaaaaacaacagcaGAAGCAGCTGCATCACAAGCCACAAGTTCACCAAACAGGAAACACCGATGAAGTCATCCGGTCTAATCAACCACCGACATCTGCAGAACTTGCCGTGGCTGTCCCTGAGCATGAGCACCAACTGACCATGGCTGTCCCCGAGAAACAGCACCAGCCGCATCAGCTGCTGGCACAGGAGATGGTTACTAGTGGAGGTGGGGGAAGCTTCGACCCGACCTCGTCTAGGTGGCCAAAAGCCGAAGTACATGCTCTTATCAAGTTGAGAAGCGGGCTGGAGTCGAGGTACCAAGAGGCTGGGCCAAAGGGCCCTCTATGGGAAGAGATATCTGTAGGGATGCAGAAGATGGGTTACAACAGGAGCTCCAAAAGATGTAAAGAAAAGTGGGAGAACATCAACAAGTACTTCAAAAAGGTGAAGGAGAGCAACAAGAGACGCCCCGAAGATGCCAAGACCTGCCCTTACTTCCACCAGTTGGACGCGCTTTATCAGAAAAAGATTCTCGGGGGCAGTATCGGCGGTAGTTCTAGCAGCTTTGGAAACCAGAGCAAGCCAGAACAGCAACAAGATACCGTGGGCCCAAATTCAACCACAACGACAAGCCTTTCCGGAAGAAGCGATGTTCTTGCATTAATGCCGCCGCCCCCACAACCACCACTAACTCCCCAAACATCCTCCGATGTAGAAACCAAGAACCCCAATAACAGCAGCAACAATAACAAAAGTGATGCACATACCAAGGTGCAGACCAGTAACGGAGCGTTGATGGCGCCGAGCTCATTAGAAGAAGGAAGCAGTGGTGTTGGAGGGGCGGCACCGGCAGCATCAGTGAAGAAG AAGACACAGTGA
- the LOC122080347 gene encoding trihelix transcription factor GTL1-like isoform X1: protein MQQGGSQYGVSSEMTPFTGADNPTHMFGGGVSGGSDNLQQQQKKSGDAVLVAQAASPISSRPPAAASSSGNFEELAGPASGGFTDDDTLAGEEVERGMTGGNRWPRQETLALLKIRSEMDAAFRDATLKGPLWEDISRKLAELGYVRSAKKCKEKFENVHKYYKRTKEGRASRQDGKSYRFFSQLEALHSASSKTGANPIIPTATSTLAPTPMATTLDPIIGTTTNPVAAPTSIGFGSNNPIVVCSSGRMQPTTATTVATSTKTATVSTTTAAATNQGGVPRFGPDTSAQIVQAPGTGITGSVRVATTIPAGISFSSNTSSSSSSSFSSDSEDDDKDDLEGMPTNTESRKRKRRSSRGDSSSRKMISFFEGLMKQVMEKQEAMQQRFLETIEKREQDRMIREEAWKRQEMTRLSREHEIMAQDRAISATRDAAIIAFLKNITGQTIQLPPPISIPTAPPPPQHTSVIAPPPPPAPQQQQQPQQLQQKQQQKQLHHKPQVHQTGNTDEVIRSNQPPTSAELAVAVPEHEHQLTMAVPEKQHQPHQLLAQEMVTSGGGGSFDPTSSRWPKAEVHALIKLRSGLESRYQEAGPKGPLWEEISVGMQKMGYNRSSKRCKEKWENINKYFKKVKESNKRRPEDAKTCPYFHQLDALYQKKILGGSIGGSSSSFGNQSKPEQQQDTVGPNSTTTTSLSGRSDVLALMPPPPQPPLTPQTSSDVETKNPNNSSNNNKSDAHTKVQTSNGALMAPSSLEEGSSGVGGAAPAASVKKPEDTVRELMEQINGYDKMEEVDSDDLDQEDNEDEDEDDDEDEEAEEEKKLAYRIQYQQQNANSSSGGGNAASSFLAMV from the exons ATGCAACAGGGAGGGTCCCAATATGGGGTGTCATCGGAGATGACGCCTTTCACTGGAGCTGACAATCCAACCCACATGTTCGGAGGAGGAGTTTCCGGAGGCTCCGACAACTTACAGCAGCAGCAAAAGAAATCCGGGGATGCAGTGTTGGTAGCTCAAGCAGCGTCACCCATCAGTAGCCGACCACCTGCAGCTGCCTCTTCATCGGGGAATTTCGAGGAATTGGCCGGCCCAGCGTCTGGTGGCTTTACAGACGACGATACCCTTGCTGGGGAGGAAGTGGAGCGAGGCATGACCGGAGGGAACAGGTGGCCACGTCAAGAGACTCTAGCCCTTTTGAAGATTAGATCGGAGATGGATGCTGCCTTCCGTGATGCCACTCTCAAAGGACCTCTCTGGGAAGACATCTCCAG GAAACTAGCGGAGCTGGGTTACGTCAGAAGTGCCAAGAAATGCAAGGAAAAGTTCGAGAACGTCCACAAATACTATAAGAGAACGAAGGAGGGTCGTGCTTCCCGTCAAGACGGCAAAAGTTATAGATTTTTCAGTCAGCTCGAAGCTCTCCACAGTGCCAGCAGCAAAACGGGCGCCAACCCCATCATTCCTACCGCCACGTCTACCCTGGCCCCAACTCCCATGGCCACTACCCTCGACCCCATCATCGGCACCACGACTAACCCAGTTGCCGCTCCTACTTCAATTGGTTTTGGAAGCAACAACCCAATTGTCGTCTGTTCTTCTGGAAGAATGCAACCTACTACCGCTACCACTGTTGCAACTAGTACCAAAACTGCTACAGTATCAACCACAACAGCTGCCGCCACGAACCAGGGCGGAGTTCCTCGTTTCGGGCCTGATACTAGCGCTCAGATAGTCCAAGCCCCTGGGACAGGGATAACTGGTTCTGTCAGGGTGGCCACTACCATCCCAGCAGGTATCAGCTTCTCCTCCAacacctcctcttcctcctcatcttccttttcttcagaTTCCGAGGACGACGACAAAGATGACTTGGAAGGGATGCCCACCAACACAGAGAGCCGCAAACGGAAAAGAAGGTCGTCAAGGGGAGACAGTAGCAGCCGCAAGATGATATCATTCTTTGAAGGATTAATGAAACAAGTGATGGAGAAGCAGGAGGCCATGCAGCAAAGGTTTCTTGAGACCATTGAAAAGAGGGAACAAGACAGGATGATAAGGGAAGAAGCTTGGAAGCGACAGGAAATGACAAGGCTGAGCCGGGAGCACGAGATCATGGCTCAGGATCGAGCCATCTCTGCTACAAGGGATGCAGCCATTATTGCTTTCCTTAAGAACATCACTGGTCAGACCATACAATTGCCGCCGCCCATAAGCATCCCCACAGCCCCACCACCACCGCAACACACTAGCGTTATAGCGCCACCTCCGCCGCCCGCCCcacaacaacagcagcagccGCAGCAgctacaacaaaaacaacagcaGAAGCAGCTGCATCACAAGCCACAAGTTCACCAAACAGGAAACACCGATGAAGTCATCCGGTCTAATCAACCACCGACATCTGCAGAACTTGCCGTGGCTGTCCCTGAGCATGAGCACCAACTGACCATGGCTGTCCCCGAGAAACAGCACCAGCCGCATCAGCTGCTGGCACAGGAGATGGTTACTAGTGGAGGTGGGGGAAGCTTCGACCCGACCTCGTCTAGGTGGCCAAAAGCCGAAGTACATGCTCTTATCAAGTTGAGAAGCGGGCTGGAGTCGAGGTACCAAGAGGCTGGGCCAAAGGGCCCTCTATGGGAAGAGATATCTGTAGGGATGCAGAAGATGGGTTACAACAGGAGCTCCAAAAGATGTAAAGAAAAGTGGGAGAACATCAACAAGTACTTCAAAAAGGTGAAGGAGAGCAACAAGAGACGCCCCGAAGATGCCAAGACCTGCCCTTACTTCCACCAGTTGGACGCGCTTTATCAGAAAAAGATTCTCGGGGGCAGTATCGGCGGTAGTTCTAGCAGCTTTGGAAACCAGAGCAAGCCAGAACAGCAACAAGATACCGTGGGCCCAAATTCAACCACAACGACAAGCCTTTCCGGAAGAAGCGATGTTCTTGCATTAATGCCGCCGCCCCCACAACCACCACTAACTCCCCAAACATCCTCCGATGTAGAAACCAAGAACCCCAATAACAGCAGCAACAATAACAAAAGTGATGCACATACCAAGGTGCAGACCAGTAACGGAGCGTTGATGGCGCCGAGCTCATTAGAAGAAGGAAGCAGTGGTGTTGGAGGGGCGGCACCGGCAGCATCAGTGAAGAAG CCAGAAGACACAGTGAGGGAGCTGATGGAGCAGATAAATGGCTATGATAAGATGGAGGAAGTTGACAGTGACGATCTAGATCAAGAGGATAATGAAGACGAGGATGAAGATGACGATGAAGATGAAGAggcagaagaagagaagaagctaGCCTACAGGATACAGTACCAGCAGCAGAACGCCAACTCCTCCAGTGGGGGAGGTAATGCGGCAAGTTCTTTCTTGGCCATGGTTTAG